The following are encoded together in the Girardinichthys multiradiatus isolate DD_20200921_A chromosome X, DD_fGirMul_XY1, whole genome shotgun sequence genome:
- the LOC124863295 gene encoding alpha-ketoglutarate-dependent dioxygenase alkB homolog 7, mitochondrial-like, giving the protein MKLLLTALKHTRKPAVYICHRFCSSACSSSRGPSSLQDEVIVGSSPELVQTVGSQVEVRPGFITEEEEAALLQELEPGLRKKRYEFDHWDDAIHGYRETERLRWAPVCEKILSRVRSVAFPQGGPLLGPVHVLDLDKAGYIKPHVDSVKFCGSTIAGLSLLSDSIMRLVKENAPNEWLDLLLTRRSLYILRDQARYNFTHEILKDEDSVFNGQRVPRQRRISVICRNLSG; this is encoded by the exons ATGAAATTGTTGCTGACGGCACTGAAACACACCCGAAAACCAGCTGTTTACATCTGCCACCGGTTCTGTTCGAGcgcctgcagcagcagcaggggtcCTTCATCTCTCCAAGATGAGGTGATCGTGGGGTCAAGCCCGGAACTGGTGCAGACTGTGGGCTCTCAGGTGGAGGTGAGGCCGGGCTtcatcacagaggaggaggaggctgcTCTGCTGCAAGAGCTGGAGCCAGGACTGAGGAAGAAACGCTACGAGTTCGACCACTGGGACGAT GCGATTCATGGCTACAGAGAGACAGAGCGTCTGAGGTGGGCGCCGGTGTGTGAGAAGATCCTGAGCCGTGTCCGATCTGTAGCATTTCCTCAGGGCGGTCCACTTCTGGGCCCCGTGCACGTTCTGGATTTGGACAAAGCTGGCTACATCAAGCCCCACGTTGACAGTGTCAAG ttttgtggcAGTACCATTGCTGGTTTGAGTCTTCTATCTGACAGCATCATGCGTTTGGTGAAGGAGAATGCGCCCAATGAATGGCTGGACCTGTTGCTGACCCGTCGCTCCCTCTACATACTGAG GGACCAGGCCAGATATAACTTCACTCATGAGATCCTAAAAGATGAAGACTCAGTGTTCAATGGACAAAGGGTTCCTCGTCAGCGCCGGATATCCGTTATCTGTCGTAACCTTTCAGGCTAA